The region ACAAAAAATCAAACAATGATGGtcaagacctgtgtgttgtccttgctaatgcagacagagaaaagcTCCAACTTCTtcatcatagcctcaatttttgttccgcacattgaatatagttgcagagaatctctgtaatcctagattcagatcattcaggcgagaaaataTATCACCCAGATAgtccagtcatgtgagaaactcgtcatcatgcaagcagtcagacaaatgaaaattatggtcagtaaagaaaactttaagctcgtcccTCAattacaaaaaatgtgtcaatactttgccccttgataaccaagcgttacatggtcgctggccatatcattgcataatgcagaaaatacacaagagttcaggggccttgctttaacaaagttaaccattttcactgtagtgtccaaaagtCTTTCAAGCTGAGCTACCAGAAAACAGTCAAATTGACTGGAATTCTGCTCTTAGATTATGCAAGTCCCCAATGTTCTGAAGCATGTCTTTAAATGCACTTTACATAAAGATTGATCTTATTAGCTGTTACAGTTGTGTAGAACTCTAGTTATGGTCATGATGGAAGGTGATGGAAACACTGACACTTCAGTTTATACATGATGAGCGATTCACTGCATAAAAATAAACAACACTGAGAGACGTTTTGGGGGTGATATATATATTTCTTATGGTTTACAAATATCATATTTCTTATGGTTTACAAATatcatacactaccgttcaaaagtttggggtcagttagaaatgtccttgtttttgaaagaaaagcaaatgtttttgtccattaaaataacatcaaattgatcagaaatatagtgtagacaatgttaatgcctagaaagccagcatcctggagttgcctcttcattgttgacattgagactggtgttttgcgggtactattgaatgaagctgccagttgaggactgttGAGGactgtgaggcatctgtttctcaaactagacactctaatgtacttgtcctcttgctcagttgtgcaccggggcctcccactcctctttctattctggttagagcaatTTTGCACAGTTCTAtgaagggagtaatacacagggagatcttcagtttcttggcaatttctcacatggaatagccttcatttctcagagcaagaatagactgatgagtttcagaagaaagttatttgtttctgtccattttgagcctgtaatcaaacccacaaatgctgatgctccagatactcaactagtctaaagaaggccagttttattgcttctttaatcaggacaacagttttcagctgtgctaacataattgcaaaagagttttctaatgatcaattagccttttaaaatgataaacttggattagctaacacaacgtgccattggaacacaggagtgatggttgctgataatgggcctctgtacgtctatgtagatattccataaaaaaatctgacatttccagctacaatagtaatttacaacattaacaatgtctacactgtatttccgatcaatttgatgttgtttaatggtaaaaaattgcttttctttcaaaaacaaggaaatttctaagtgaccccaaacttttgaatggtagtgcatATTTTTAAGCGTCAGATAGTACATTACACATGATCATTTTCAGAGCAGAAATAAATATATTGCACTTaaaaaatcaacgaaacaaaatCTTGTTAGATGTCATCCTGTATATCTAGATTACActtaaagtaataataaaaacacaacaaaaacatgACAAAATCCTTGCAGATCTATTTCCCATGGCATACTTTGAGTGTGCGTACACATTGTTCAAAATGGAAAGTTGAAAGTTACAATCCCCCTCCTACCAAGACATGGCGAGATTGGCAGCTGCATACACCAGGACATGTTGAAAGATGGGGAGTGAATTCCAGATGTGGGCTATAGATTGAAGATAACACCATTTGAAGACCTTTGTTAGAGTTCTTATGCGAAATTGTTTAACATTGAAAACACTTGCCTCTTTCAACTGAAAGCCTTAGAGTTAATGCCCTCACTGGCAATCTTCATGTTTGATAGCACTTCGATAACGCCTCCAAGTCCATGCATTGTGTAGGCTACTGAGAGTTGTCCATCAACACGTTTTCAACAAAGAAATCCTGCAAAACTCATTCCAACTCCAAACCTGCTGACTGCTTGTGGACACATGGTATGCAAATGGTGAGTAAGTGGGAACAGTAATGTAAGCTAAATGCAGAGTTAGTGCCCACAATAATATGGCCAAATTGTAGCCTAATTTATGCTTGTTTTTTTGGCTCCATGTGATTGGTTTGTTCAGCATAATGAAATCAAGAGACTCAGTATTGAAAACAAAACCAACAATGAAATACTGTATTAGACCTTCACTTCAATCCAAGTTTGTCCCATTTTGCCCCGAAAGAGAGATCTTCATACTAAAAATAATTGTCAGTATATCTTAGCTGTGAATTAGAGGTTTACAACGCTGCCTTAGGTGTCATATTCTTGCCAAAATAGGAACGGCATTTTACAATAACATTGGTTTTACTGTGGTAACAAACTGTTTGAGACATCATTGAATGGATGAATCAATCTgcaattattcttttttttttgagGAGTGGCACTACAAAGGCACCGATGCATACACTATGCGTTTTGTGTCACTATCTTAGCTTCTGTGTCATTTTGGTTAGAAGGGGCTAGCTTGATGAATCGCCAATGATGTGACGACCAAAAcagatctccctccctccccacccccctctaAGGGGAGGCACCACTGAGTCATTATTTACAGGTGTGGACTTTCTCCCAGAGTGCTGTAGTGTCGACACAGCCTGAGGCAGACATAGATCCTGCTACAGTAATCAGTCTATAGTGTGGCGCCAGAGGTTaggtggtggttaggtagtgaatCAAGCTTCAGGCCAATACAGCAAGAGAAAGTCCATCTTAGCCTTTCAGGGCTGCAGAGTCTGCAGGTTTTCTCTCCCTCTTGTTACTTCATTGATACATTACTGATTTGCCATTGATTGGTTAGAGAAGACAATCTGCTGGTGTTGGGGATACGTTACGACGTAGTGTGATTTTAACGCTCTGTGACTTCGCTAGAGAGGTCCTCCAAAGGTCTTCCAGGGCCCATTCACACGTGAGACATGAACAAACGTCTCTTTTCATTGACCTCACAAATCTAATACATGTTTTACTCATTGGATGCAGTACATAAAAAGGTATGAGGTGAATAGAAGCTTTTTGGATGACAAAGGAAACTGAAAAAGTAGTTTGAGACCCGGTTAGGGTCaggatttttttaaacaaatgtttTCTGTGTTATCTGTTGCAACAGCATGCGTCCTATGATATGGCACTATAATGTGAAATTCGTCTTATagtttgtgtcctgtgtgtgtgtttgtgtagtgtggATATATTTATGTACTGCTATCAAACATGATCATCTTCCACTATAACTTCTTCATGGCTGGCTTTTTAGATAGGAAAGAAACAACtggcttctctctgtctctagggcATCTATGTGCACAAATGTGACTACCATGGCAACAGCCAACCTGACTGGAGGAGGCTATAGGATTCTGCCTGCAGAGGAAGCTTAACGGAGTTTGAGTTCaagcaggagaggagagatgttgcCTCTACCCTCCCTGTGAGTTTTGGTCAGCAAGCAGGGGGAATCCTTTGACTCAGTCTAAAATGGCTGCCATTCCTCCATGCCCCAGCAGCTGGAGTGAAGACAGTTCTCCTCTGTGGCCACAAGCGGTGCCCAGGATTGGAAGTTGTGAACGCCCGTAACTTTTGGAGTCCCGTATTCTTCATTAACCTCAGAAGCTGTGAGAGAACGAACAATTACCACACCCTCTGGTTTTAATGTCCGTCAGCCAGACAGTTCACTGGTTCTCCTGTCCATGCTTTTCTGGAGAGTGGGTGCAAAATGAATATTGTGACCAACAATTGGAGGGCAGGGGCAAACGACAGTCATCACAAGCAGACCATTACCTATTTCCCACAACGCATCACTGTGCATGGTCATCATTCCTCAGCATCTCTGttgttgatttttttttacacctggATCATCAGTTTTCATATCTGGGTCGTAAATGTTCATATGCAGGTCAATAGTGTTCATATCTAGTGTTCATATCAGTCTGTGggtctctgtgtctgtttcacCAGGTCCCGTAGGAGTCTGTTTCCTCTCCGGTTTAGCTGTCAGCATGCAGGGCAGCAGCCAGGCAGCCTCTCCAGGTCGTCCAGTCAGTCGCCTCAGCCAGAGGGCTATTATTTACAAGGACATGGTGGTGACGATGGGTGATAATGCTGAGGCGGACAAATCGGTGAGTCTATCTACTTGTGTGTGGAAGTGTGTCTATAAGCGTAGTTGTAGCTAATGAGGGGCTACTCGGCCAGGCAGTCACCCCAGAGGGAGTCATACAAAGGGGGTCATAACGGTGGAGGAGTGGCGCAGTCCCTGGATGGCAGCGTAGGGGCCCTGCTGGAAGTAGTGGTGGTAGCGGGGCATGTggaaggaggggaaggagggccCGTTGCCCTGCATGGTGCCCGCCAAGGCTGAGTGCGTCAGGGGCATGCCCAGCCGGCTGTAGGGGGGCAGGGAGCCCTGCATGGGGTGGGTCAAGGGGTTGGCCATGGAAGCACTGCTGGAGCCCATGGCAGAGAGGGACTGGGGGTGCTGGAAGCCTGAGAAACCAGAGGTGGCGGTGACCCAGGAGCTCAGGGAGAGGTTGTCAGAGGCGGTGAACGCAGAAccttagagagagatggagaaacgcTGTTAGAGACCTCTTACTATAATACTGTCATTGATGTTGCACTACATTGACTCAGCAGCCTTCTATTGGTCCATTTATGTGAATGACGGTTGTTTGTATTATTTGGTCAAATAACGTGGTAGTAGTAACACCGAACGACCCTCATTTGGCTCATTAGCATGATGTGCATCTTGTGAAACGTGTGTGATGACATCATCAGTGTGTGACAAACATTCTTACCCCTGTGTGCGGCGTGGCCGTCATCCCCCAGCGTCTCCTCCTCACCTGCGTAGGTGCGTATTGGCGACCGTGCGTACGAGTGCTTGTGGATTAAACTCTCAACACTTTCCCTGCAGCAAAAACCAAAGAGAAAGGCCCAAAATATATCTCTATGTTCACTCTTAAACATATTGGTACATTCACACCAAAATATGGAAATATCCTATtctaatgtaaaatgtacattcAGTCCAATATATACTGTATCTGCATTCACACCAATACCCCAAAACAACTCACCAAGATATATCATGTCTTTGCAGTAACCTATAACCCAAATTATATCTTTTATAGTtacactggtgacagacaatgctgaaTGTACAGTATGCAGACAATAGATACACAATATATCAGCAAACACAACATATCTGCACACAGTCAATATATCTGTATACATTAGGTATGTAAAAATAACGAGCCCATAACATTTTAGTTATAAAGGCAAATTTGCGGTCTCTAAAATCCCAGTGCAACAAAATCACACATAATGTAGATAAAGATAGAAAAGCCCAGAATACACAACAACATTTTTCAATCGTTTTGATACCTCTTTGGAGCATAAAAGCAAAGATCCTTCTTTTCTAAGTATCAAAGTACATAattaaagcagtgtgtgtgtcttagtCTTAGTGTGTGTACTCTAACAAAAAGTGCATTAGTTCCTGTGAGTCTTGTCAGACAGCGCCTCagtgacacagagagggacagatatggtggtggtggaggaggagggttggTTGGACAGGAGTGGTCTGTATCACAAGAGCCATGCGTCCACATTAGCTCCCCAATTAAGTTAGGAAAGTGCAATATCTGTCAGCGGTGCAGTACAAATGTGCGTGTGTTTTTATCAGCTCTGGCCTGTCCGGCACAGAGGCCACAGTAGGCCACGACGCAGGGGGCTGGTTTCAATCAGtcacagcagccaatcaaattacACTGTGTTTTAGTGCAGTGGCTGACTCCAGACTAATGTGATTTCTGCAGCTCCCTGAAGATCAATTGATCAGATCTAATTCACAGCCTTAAAAAAGAGACAGCCAGAAAGGGGGAGTTGGTTGTCTGGCTGTCTCTTGGCAGTCTTTGACTTTGCTTGTTTGGTTGGGAAATGGCCTAAGATGGTCTGATTTATCAGCTGATTTTGGCAACAGTACTGGAATTGGTCAATCAAAAAGAAAGGTGTGTTTGTTTGGCTGTAGGTCGTGAAATcctttggatgtgtgtgtgtgtgtgtgtgtgtgtgtgtgtgtgtgtgtgtgtgtgtgtgtgtgtgtgtgtgtgtgtgtgtgtgtgtgtgtgtgtgtgtgtgtgtgtgttagcccaAAGTTTATAGTAGGGTGGGTTGGCATTGCACCCTGAGAAGTCATTCAGATAACCACAAGATTTCTATAGAAACAAACATTTCAGACAATTACTGGCATTGAAATAAAAACCAACACTATACAGTAACACAGTCCTTCATCTAGTTGCAAAACAAATTCAgtgtcccctctcctcctttttctctcaatttctctgtaacacacacacacatgtatgcaaaactgtaccacacacacacacatgcgcacgcgcgcaggggcagacacacacacacacacacacacacacacacacacacacacatgcataccctccctccatacacacacacactcctaatgagcagaaataaataaacaacaCGGCATGTGCACTTGCTAATGAGTACATCGCTCCATAGCTAGCTCCTAACACGACTACTCTCAACCCTCTCTCCCAGTTCCATTCCCCTTGTTTATCTTATCCGCGCCGGACAGAAATAAACAAACAGGCAAGGACATAAAATTCCCTGTACCTCTCCATGTCCGTCAGTCGGGAGGAGTCTCGGAAGCCTTTCGCAAACGGGTTGCTGTCGATCTTCAGCTTGGTTATCTGGAAAGAAAGAGGCCCGCAAACAGATTAGATGCtattttctcctttctctctgtctcagactcttatccctctccctttctgtctgtctgtctcgctctctctatcttttTCCATGGGATAGCCAGACTAAACACACAAAGGGAGTCAGGGATAACCTGGGTGGCAAAACTGGCTTTAGACAGAGCTGAACACACTCCCTATGCATGTTGTCTGTAAACCAGCCACACAACCCCCTATATTCAACATATTGTCTCTACCCGTGAACACTATCCAGCAACAGAACACGTCCTCCCTGGTGACCCCTGGGTCACGTTCACTAGGCACCATACggaagaaaggaggagggagtAACTGTAGTCCAATACGAAACGCTTGTTTTGGTTTTACGTTGTGTGCATTAATAAATAAGACCTTAGTACAGAACAGTTGAGTAGTGATTTACTGCTCACCAGCTGGTTCTGGTAGGCTGTGACCGCGGTAAAGACAGTCTCGGTGAAAACGAAGGTGCGGAACTCCTCTGACTTGAGGTTGAGAAGGGAGGCGGTGTGGTCCTTCTTCTTGATGATGTGGACCCGGGGCTGGTACTTATGCATGGAGTTTAGTATGAtctatagagacacagagagggcaaACACTGGAttagatagaggagagagaatgagagagagaggtgtggagagagatgacaggaagtagaaagagagagcatgGAGATAGAAGAGGCGAGGTGATAGAGTGAGAGAGGATGACTGGGGTGGCAGTAGAGAGGAGTGTGAAAAGATTAACATGTTAACACTATGGAGTCTGAGAACCATTTTCCTCAGCTCTTAGTTGTTCTGCTTGATCTTTATCTTCTGTGAAGATGGCGCTGCAGTGGATAGCAGCCGTCTTATGGGTTCCTGACCAATCTTTTTTTTTAAGCTGGTCGTATttctttttgtacataatgtctccGACATCTcttcctatgaccgaaaacagcttctggacatcagaacagctttCACTAATCTCAATCTGGACAAAAATGTTTACTTCAACGAGTTTGCAGCTCTGGACACTCTGCTTACTACGGACCAGGCCCTACTCCCCGGGAATCGAAAGAGGAAGTGGCGGAAAAAGAGAGGCAGCGGAGCAGACATCCTGACAAGACTGTCGGCGAGCAAATAAACCGCCATTGCCCTATATTCTATTGGTGaacatgcaatcactggagaacaaactggatgagctctgttCAAGACTAACCTATCAACAGGAcctgaaaaactgtaatatcctatatttctcagagtcgtggctgaacgaggaCATTGATATACATCACGCTGGTTTTTCAATGCATCTTCAAGACTGGATGGCAGACTCATGTAAGACGAAGGAAGGaggggtgtgtctctttgttaacaacatcTGGTACACAttctctaatgttaaggaagtctcaagtttttgctgtcctgagttagaatacctcatgataggTTGCAGACCATAtcttcatctatatttttcatagctgtctatttaccaccacaaaccaatgctggtaCTAAGACAGCACTCAACAAGCTGCATAGAGTTATACTCAAATAAGAAATACACATTCAGAGGCAGAGTTTCTCGTGGCCGGTGATTTTAcagcagggaaactgaaatcctttttacatttttaccagcatgtcacttgTGGAACTAGAGGTGACAACTTTAGAtcacctttattccacacacagaaatgcttacaaggccctccctttggcaaatcagaccataactctatcctcctgcttcTTGCTTCCaaggccctccctttggcaaatcagaccataactctatcctcctgcttcctgcttacaaggccctccctttggcaaatcagaccataactctatcctcctgcttcctgcttacaaggccctccctttggcaaatcagaccataactctatcatcctgcttcctgcttacaagcaaaaacactAACAGGACGTATCTACCtgggactctaccaacacacttacacatacttacactgacaccccaacacacacatacacgtacacacactacatatgcccacacacacataacgtgtacacatgcatactgacaccacacacacacaaacacaaacaccacATACACTGCTCCAGCAGCtcagtttattatctatcctgttggctagtcactttaccccacctacagagcattcggaaagtattcatagcccttcactttttccacattttgttgcgttacagcctgattctaaaattgattaaagtaATTTttatccttatcaatctacacacaataccccataatgacaaagcaaaaaacaggtttttagacatttttttaattaataacaaataaaaaacagaaataccttatttaaatatgtttcaaaccctttgctattagactcgaaattgagctcaggtgcatcctgtttccattgatcatccttgagatgtttctacaacttgattggagtccacctgtggcaaattcaattgagaggacatgatttggaaaggcacatacctgtctatataaaggtcccacagttgacagtgcatgtcagagtaaaaaccaagctacgaggtcaaaggaattgtctgtagagctctgagacaggattgtgtcaaggcacagatctggggaagggtaccaacattttttgctgcattgatggtccccaagaacacagtggcctccatcattcttaaatggaagaagctgggaaacaccaagactcttcctagagcagcactcaaccaatctggcctttattgagagtggccagacggaagccactcctcagtaaaaggcacatgaccttccgcttggagtttgtcaaaagcacctaaagaactctcagaccatgagaaacaagattctctgttcttatgaaaccaagattgaactctttggcctgaatgccaagcgtcacgtctggaggaaacctggcatcatccctacagtgaaggtgacagcatcatgctgtggggatatttttcagcgctgtttttcagcggcagggactgggagactagtcaggatcgagggaaagatgaagggagcaaagtacagagccatccttgatgaaaaccttctccagagcgctcaggacctcagacaggggcgaaggttcaccttccaacagaacaacgaccctaagtacacaaccaagacaacgcagaagaggcttcaggacaagtctctgaatgtccttgagtgacccagccagagcccggacttgaacccga is a window of Salmo trutta chromosome 37, fSalTru1.1, whole genome shotgun sequence DNA encoding:
- the LOC115176803 gene encoding T-box transcription factor TBX20-like isoform X4; translated protein: MEYTSSPKPQLSSRANAFSIAAIMSSGKTKDKETDENTIKPLEQFVEKSSCNQGLGELSSLDGHGDFSGSAPPVCTEPLIPTTPSVPSEEMAKISCSLETKELWDKFHDLGTEMIITKSGRRMFPTIRVSFSGVDPDAKYIVLMDIVPVDNKRYRYAYHRSSWLVAGKADPPLPARLYVHPDSPFTGEQLLKQMVSFEKVKLTNNELDQHGHIILNSMHKYQPRVHIIKKKDHTASLLNLKSEEFRTFVFTETVFTAVTAYQNQLITKLKIDSNPFAKGFRDSSRLTDMERESVESLIHKHSYARSPIRTYAGEEETLGDDGHAAHRGSAFTASDNLSLSSWVTATSGFSGFQHPQSLSAMGSSSASMANPLTHPMQGSLPPYSRLGMPLTHSALAGTMQGNGPSFPSFHMPRYHHYFQQGPYAAIQGLRHSSTVMTPFV
- the LOC115176803 gene encoding T-box transcription factor TBX20-like isoform X3, which gives rise to MEYTSSPKPQLSSRANAFSIAAIMSSGKTKDKETDENTIKPLEQFVEKSSCNQGLGELSSLDGHGDFSGSAPPVCTEPLIPTTPSVPSEEMAKISCSLETKELWDKFHDLGTEMIITKSGRRMFPTIRVSFSGVDPDAKYIVLMDIVPVDNKRYRYAYHRSSWLVAGKADPPLPARLYVHPDSPFTGEQLLKQMVSFEKVKLTNNELDQHGHIILNSMHKYQPRVHIIKKKDHTASLLNLKSEEFRTFVFTETVFTAVTAYQNQLITKLKIDSNPFAKGFRDSSRLTDMESRESVESLIHKHSYARSPIRTYAGEEETLGDDGHAAHRGSAFTASDNLSLSSWVTATSGFSGFQHPQSLSAMGSSSASMANPLTHPMQGSLPPYSRLGMPLTHSALAGTMQGNGPSFPSFHMPRYHHYFQQGPYAAIQGLRHSSTVMTPFV
- the LOC115176803 gene encoding T-box transcription factor TBX20-like isoform X2, which codes for MEYTSSPKPQLSSRANAFSIAAIMSSGKTKDKETDENTIKPLEQFVEKSSCNQGLGELSSLDGHGDFSGSAPPVCTEPLIPTTPSVPSEEMAKISCSLETKELWDKFHDLGTEMIITKSGRRMFPTIRVSFSGVDPDAKYIVLMDIVPVDNKRYRYAYHRSSWLVAGKADPPLPARLYVHPDSPFTGEQLLKQMVSFEKVKLTNNELDQHGHIILNSMHKYQPRVHIIKKKDHTASLLNLKSEEFRTFVFTETVFTAVTAYQNQLITKLKIDSNPFAKGFRDSSRLTDMERLLQRHDISWESVESLIHKHSYARSPIRTYAGEEETLGDDGHAAHRGSAFTASDNLSLSSWVTATSGFSGFQHPQSLSAMGSSSASMANPLTHPMQGSLPPYSRLGMPLTHSALAGTMQGNGPSFPSFHMPRYHHYFQQGPYAAIQGLRHSSTVMTPFV
- the LOC115176803 gene encoding T-box transcription factor TBX20-like isoform X1, which encodes MEYTSSPKPQLSSRANAFSIAAIMSSGKTKDKETDENTIKPLEQFVEKSSCNQGLGELSSLDGHGDFSGSAPPVCTEPLIPTTPSVPSEEMAKISCSLETKELWDKFHDLGTEMIITKSGRRMFPTIRVSFSGVDPDAKYIVLMDIVPVDNKRYRYAYHRSSWLVAGKADPPLPARLYVHPDSPFTGEQLLKQMVSFEKVKLTNNELDQHGHIILNSMHKYQPRVHIIKKKDHTASLLNLKSEEFRTFVFTETVFTAVTAYQNQLITKLKIDSNPFAKGFRDSSRLTDMERLLQRHDISCRESVESLIHKHSYARSPIRTYAGEEETLGDDGHAAHRGSAFTASDNLSLSSWVTATSGFSGFQHPQSLSAMGSSSASMANPLTHPMQGSLPPYSRLGMPLTHSALAGTMQGNGPSFPSFHMPRYHHYFQQGPYAAIQGLRHSSTVMTPFV